Proteins from one Clostridium cellulovorans 743B genomic window:
- the sigF gene encoding RNA polymerase sporulation sigma factor SigF: MRGGINTSNSFNLENESSKQNNSINDYTDNVELIKLAQGGDNEALNDLIKKNMPLVAAISKKFLNRGYEYDDIFQIGCMGLIKAVNNFNTDFNVKFSTYAVPMIMGEIKRFLRDDGIIKISRSIKATAKKLHYDRENLTNILNREPTIEELSKYSGISKDDIIMATESSGSLQYLYDVIHQDDGSPVLLIDKISETGEDDKDMIDKLALKDALLKLDTKSRQIILLRYFKDKTQIQVAKMLGISQVQVSRIEKKVLKLMKITLDG; encoded by the coding sequence ATGAGAGGAGGGATTAACACGAGTAATAGTTTTAACCTTGAAAATGAATCCTCAAAACAAAATAATTCTATCAACGATTATACAGATAACGTGGAACTTATAAAACTAGCTCAAGGTGGCGATAACGAAGCCCTTAATGATTTGATCAAGAAAAACATGCCACTAGTAGCTGCAATAAGCAAGAAATTTTTAAATCGAGGTTATGAATATGATGATATTTTCCAAATCGGCTGTATGGGATTAATTAAAGCAGTAAATAACTTTAATACAGACTTCAATGTTAAATTTTCAACTTATGCAGTTCCAATGATTATGGGTGAAATTAAACGCTTTTTAAGGGATGATGGAATTATTAAAATTAGTAGAAGCATAAAAGCAACTGCTAAAAAATTACATTATGATAGAGAAAATCTTACTAATATACTTAATAGAGAACCAACAATTGAAGAACTATCGAAATATTCAGGGATAAGCAAAGACGATATAATTATGGCTACAGAATCTTCTGGAAGTCTCCAATATCTATATGATGTAATCCATCAAGATGATGGTTCACCAGTGCTACTTATAGATAAAATAAGTGAAACAGGTGAAGATGATAAGGATATGATTGATAAGCTAGCACTAAAAGATGCTCTATTAAAGCTTGATACAAAGTCAAGGCAAATAATTTTATTGAGGTATTTTAAGGACAAAACTCAAATTCAAGTAGCAAAAATGCTGGGAATAAGCCAAGTACAAGTCTCCAGAATCGAAAAAAAAGTTTTAAAACTTATGAAAATAACTTTAGACGGATAA
- the spoIIAA gene encoding anti-sigma F factor antagonist: MLIYFQDTDKALVATPEKPLIKTIDKTLIATLVGELDHHSSEEVRAKIDDKLDNENYVNLIMDFNGISFMDSSGIGAVIGRYKKLERKNGKVIITNVNANIKRIFDLSGLFKIVGLSKDVDEALKSL, encoded by the coding sequence ATGTTAATATATTTTCAAGATACAGATAAAGCTTTAGTAGCTACTCCAGAAAAACCTTTAATAAAAACTATAGATAAAACTTTGATAGCTACATTGGTAGGCGAATTAGATCATCACAGTTCAGAAGAAGTACGAGCTAAAATCGATGATAAACTAGATAATGAAAATTATGTTAATCTTATAATGGATTTTAACGGTATTTCATTTATGGATAGTTCTGGTATAGGAGCTGTAATCGGTAGATATAAAAAACTTGAAAGGAAAAATGGCAAGGTTATTATAACTAATGTTAATGCTAATATAAAAAGAATCTTTGATCTTTCAGGACTTTTTAAAATTGTAGGATTATCAAAAGACGTAGATGAAGCTCTAAAAAGCTTATAA
- the spoIIAB gene encoding anti-sigma F factor: MGHNEMKVEFLSKSENESFARVAVASFAAQLDPTIEEIADIKTAVSEGVTNAIIHGYENTEGLVEIRCEINDNELTIEIKDTGVGIEDINMARQPLYTSRPELERSGMGFTVMETFMDSLEIFSERSLGTTIRMKKLFTSLES; this comes from the coding sequence ATGGGACATAATGAAATGAAGGTTGAATTTTTAAGCAAATCAGAAAATGAAAGCTTCGCAAGAGTAGCTGTCGCATCCTTTGCTGCTCAGCTTGATCCAACCATAGAGGAAATTGCAGATATAAAAACTGCTGTATCTGAAGGGGTTACGAATGCTATAATTCATGGCTATGAAAATACTGAGGGCTTAGTAGAAATACGCTGTGAAATTAACGATAATGAATTGACCATTGAGATAAAAGATACTGGTGTAGGTATAGAAGATATAAATATGGCTAGACAACCACTATACACCTCTCGACCAGAACTTGAACGTTCTGGCATGGGTTTTACAGTTATGGAAACTTTCATGGACTCATTAGAAATATTTTCAGAAAGATCATTAGGTACTACAATCAGAATGAAAAAATTATTCACTTCTCTAGAGTCATAG
- the hflX gene encoding GTPase HflX: MINGNIEGVKNSFLAELEDLYKLKAYKDQIATVEMVNTIVNVTKAINREVSIAIDRKGNVIDVSIGDSATVNLPMIDLKEKRLCGVKVLHTHPSGNSNLSVVDTSALLKLKLDAMIAVGVTEDGITDVTLGFCALKNEILVYDKVGPMSLEDSLNFNYLEKVNYVESFLKNSSVTENEEEEEIAIVVGVDNEESLDELEELANACNVKVVYKVLQKKNKIDNLYYIGSGKAEELALIKQVKGANLIIFDDELSGIQVKNLEEVTGTKVIDRTILILEIFARRAKSREAKIQVELAQLKYRSARLIAHGITMSRTGGGIGTRGPGEKKLEIDRRRIKDDIHDLRMELEKIRKNRAVQREKRSKSNVPKISLVGYTNAGKSTLRNALAEYALVEQGKQKDKVFEADMLFATLDVTTRAILLRDKRVAALTDTVGFIRKLSHDLVEAFKSTLEEVIFADLLLHVVDSSSDIIFEQIEATHAVLKELNAFDKPIILVLNKVDKENAHTVAEIKEKYKEFQVIPISAKNGTNFDGLMEMIVEFLPNPMKKVEFLIPYSDGDVGAYLHRNAIIEEEDYLDNGTKVIATVDIETYNKFNKFIVNEF; this comes from the coding sequence ATGATTAATGGCAACATAGAGGGAGTTAAGAATAGCTTTCTCGCAGAACTTGAGGATTTGTATAAGTTAAAGGCTTACAAAGATCAAATTGCAACAGTGGAAATGGTGAATACAATTGTTAATGTTACAAAAGCAATAAATAGAGAAGTAAGTATTGCTATTGATAGAAAAGGTAATGTAATTGATGTTTCTATTGGTGATAGCGCCACAGTAAACCTGCCTATGATAGATTTAAAGGAGAAACGACTTTGTGGTGTTAAGGTTTTACATACACACCCAAGTGGAAATTCTAACTTATCTGTAGTAGACACATCGGCTCTTTTAAAGCTTAAACTTGATGCAATGATAGCTGTTGGGGTTACTGAAGACGGTATTACCGATGTAACTTTAGGTTTTTGTGCATTAAAGAATGAGATATTAGTTTATGATAAAGTTGGTCCTATGTCCTTGGAAGATTCTCTTAACTTTAACTACTTAGAGAAAGTAAATTATGTTGAAAGTTTTTTAAAAAATTCTTCTGTAACAGAAAATGAAGAAGAAGAAGAAATTGCTATTGTTGTAGGTGTAGATAATGAGGAGAGTTTAGATGAGCTAGAAGAACTAGCAAATGCTTGTAATGTAAAAGTTGTATATAAAGTTCTACAAAAGAAAAATAAAATAGATAACTTATATTACATAGGAAGTGGAAAAGCCGAGGAATTAGCACTTATTAAACAAGTAAAAGGTGCAAATCTTATAATTTTTGATGATGAATTAAGCGGAATTCAAGTAAAAAATCTAGAAGAAGTCACTGGTACAAAGGTTATTGATAGGACTATATTGATATTAGAGATATTCGCTAGACGTGCTAAAAGTAGAGAAGCTAAAATTCAAGTTGAGTTGGCGCAACTTAAATATAGATCTGCCAGACTAATTGCTCATGGTATTACAATGTCTAGAACTGGAGGTGGAATTGGAACTAGAGGCCCTGGTGAAAAAAAGCTTGAAATCGATAGAAGAAGGATAAAAGATGATATTCATGATTTAAGAATGGAATTAGAAAAGATAAGAAAGAATAGAGCTGTTCAAAGGGAAAAAAGGTCTAAATCTAATGTTCCTAAAATATCTTTAGTTGGATATACTAATGCAGGAAAATCTACATTAAGGAATGCTTTAGCTGAGTATGCGTTAGTAGAACAAGGAAAGCAAAAGGATAAAGTTTTTGAAGCAGATATGCTTTTTGCAACATTAGATGTTACAACAAGAGCCATACTGCTTAGAGATAAGCGTGTAGCTGCTTTAACAGATACCGTTGGATTCATAAGAAAGTTATCTCACGATTTAGTAGAAGCGTTTAAATCTACTCTTGAGGAAGTAATTTTTGCTGATTTACTACTTCACGTTGTAGATAGTTCAAGTGATATAATTTTTGAACAAATTGAAGCTACTCATGCAGTTTTAAAAGAACTGAATGCTTTTGATAAGCCTATAATTTTAGTGTTGAATAAGGTTGATAAAGAAAATGCCCATACCGTTGCTGAGATAAAGGAAAAATACAAAGAATTTCAGGTAATCCCTATCAGTGCTAAGAATGGAACTAATTTTGATGGTTTAATGGAAATGATAGTTGAATTTCTTCCAAATCCTATGAAGAAGGTTGAGTTTTTGATACCATATAGTGATGGTGATGTAGGTGCTTATCTACATAGAAATGCAATAATTGAGGAAGAAGATTATTTAGATAATGGAACCAAAGTAATAGCCACTGTTGATATAGAAACATATAATAAGTTCAATAAATTTATAGTAAATGAATTCTAG
- the spoVAD gene encoding stage V sporulation protein AD, whose protein sequence is MGIHIGKQTIKLDTRPRIITTTSVVGKKEGEGPLNEYFDIVLQDDLNGTDSYEKAESSIMYKAVTETIKKARLSEEDIDYLFGGDLLNQLTATSFAVRKLNIPFFGLYGACSTMTESLSLASLMVEGGFANNVIATTSSHFSSAERQFRFPLEYGSQRNPTAQWTVTGSGSMLLQKSEDTQYPYVSYVTTGKVKDYGIVDANNMGAAMAPAAVDTIKQHFIDTGRSPKDYDIIATGDLGIYGRNITNQLLLECGYDIGKRYIDCGAEIFDQNTQDTLAGGSGCGCSAVVFSGYIFKRLLSKQLKRVLLVSTGALLSPTSTLQGETIPGIAHAVAIEGGESK, encoded by the coding sequence ATGGGAATACACATAGGAAAACAAACTATAAAGTTAGATACTAGACCTAGAATTATTACTACTACTTCCGTTGTTGGTAAAAAAGAAGGGGAAGGACCACTGAACGAATATTTTGATATAGTACTTCAAGATGATTTAAACGGTACTGATAGTTATGAAAAAGCCGAATCAAGTATAATGTATAAAGCTGTAACTGAAACAATAAAAAAAGCTAGGCTCAGTGAAGAAGATATTGATTATTTATTTGGAGGAGATTTATTAAATCAACTAACAGCTACCAGCTTTGCCGTTAGAAAGCTTAATATACCTTTCTTTGGGCTATACGGAGCTTGTTCTACAATGACAGAATCATTAAGTCTTGCTTCCTTAATGGTAGAAGGCGGTTTTGCTAATAATGTGATTGCAACTACATCTTCTCATTTTAGTTCTGCTGAAAGACAATTTAGATTTCCCCTTGAATATGGAAGTCAAAGAAATCCCACAGCACAATGGACTGTTACAGGAAGTGGTTCTATGCTTCTTCAAAAAAGTGAAGATACTCAATACCCTTATGTAAGCTATGTTACTACTGGGAAAGTAAAAGATTATGGGATAGTAGATGCTAATAATATGGGAGCTGCTATGGCTCCAGCTGCTGTTGATACAATTAAACAGCATTTTATAGATACTGGTCGTTCTCCAAAAGATTATGACATCATTGCAACTGGCGACCTAGGCATATACGGTAGAAATATTACAAACCAATTGCTATTAGAATGTGGATATGATATTGGTAAAAGATATATTGATTGTGGGGCAGAAATTTTTGATCAAAATACACAAGATACTTTAGCTGGTGGTAGTGGATGTGGTTGCTCTGCAGTAGTATTTAGTGGCTATATTTTCAAAAGACTTTTAAGCAAACAATTAAAAAGAGTTCTTTTGGTATCAACTGGTGCACTCCTCAGTCCAACATCAACACTACAAGGAGAAACTATTCCTGGAATTGCACATGCTGTAGCAATAGAAGGTGGTGAGTCAAAATGA
- the spoVAE gene encoding stage V sporulation protein AE, which translates to MNYVSAFIFGGIWCVIAQILMDKTKLTPARILVSFVVIGAILGAFNLYDYAVEVGKAGATVPLPGFGYALSKAAIKEVDEIGLLGAFTGGIKGTAGGITAAIVFGYLMAILFNPKTKE; encoded by the coding sequence ATGAATTATGTTAGTGCATTTATATTTGGTGGAATATGGTGTGTAATCGCACAAATACTTATGGATAAAACAAAACTCACACCAGCTAGAATTCTAGTTTCCTTTGTCGTTATTGGTGCTATTTTAGGTGCCTTTAATCTTTACGATTATGCAGTAGAGGTTGGCAAAGCAGGAGCAACAGTTCCACTTCCTGGCTTTGGTTATGCATTATCAAAAGCTGCTATAAAAGAGGTTGATGAGATAGGACTTCTTGGTGCATTTACAGGCGGCATTAAAGGTACAGCAGGAGGAATCACTGCTGCAATAGTTTTTGGATACTTAATGGCTATACTTTTTAATCCTAAAACTAAGGAGTGA
- the hpt gene encoding hypoxanthine phosphoribosyltransferase, whose translation MDNKKRNILISEEQIEKRIKEVGKIIEKDYKDKNLYVLSLLRGSFIFAADLVRAIDTNAKIGFMTTSSYGHSETSSGSVKVVNDIPDNIEGCDVLIVDDIIDTGYTMDFVTKYVKDKGALSVKTCVLLDKPERRKVSLTADYICFEIPDVFVVGYGLNYGDYYRNVPYVFNWEEK comes from the coding sequence ATGGATAATAAGAAAAGAAATATATTAATTTCAGAAGAACAAATAGAAAAAAGGATAAAAGAAGTAGGAAAAATTATTGAAAAAGATTATAAAGATAAAAATCTTTATGTATTATCATTACTTAGAGGAAGCTTTATTTTTGCAGCAGATTTGGTAAGGGCCATTGACACTAATGCAAAAATCGGTTTTATGACAACCTCAAGCTATGGACATAGCGAAACTAGTTCTGGTAGCGTTAAAGTAGTAAACGATATTCCTGATAACATAGAAGGCTGTGATGTACTGATAGTAGATGATATTATAGATACTGGTTATACTATGGATTTTGTAACCAAATATGTAAAAGATAAAGGAGCCTTATCAGTTAAAACTTGCGTTCTTTTAGATAAACCAGAAAGAAGAAAGGTAAGCTTAACTGCAGATTATATATGTTTTGAAATCCCAGATGTATTCGTTGTTGGTTATGGATTAAACTATGGGGATTACTATAGAAACGTTCCTTATGTTTTTAATTGGGAAGAAAAATAG
- the spoVAC gene encoding stage V sporulation protein AC, producing MDAKERKLKAKFDKISEQNTPKPKIIQNCFFAFIVGGAICTVGQFINEICISLDISKENTSAITAIIMVFIGALFTGLGVYDKLASKAGAGSVVPITGFANSIVAPAMEFKKEGFVFGVAAKMFTIAGPVLVYGITTSVIVGLGYYFIK from the coding sequence ATGGATGCAAAAGAAAGAAAGCTTAAGGCAAAATTCGATAAAATTTCAGAGCAAAATACTCCAAAACCAAAGATAATTCAGAATTGTTTTTTTGCCTTTATCGTTGGAGGAGCAATTTGTACAGTAGGACAATTTATTAATGAAATATGCATATCCTTAGATATTTCCAAAGAGAATACAAGTGCAATAACTGCTATAATTATGGTCTTCATTGGAGCATTATTTACAGGCCTGGGTGTCTATGATAAATTAGCTTCAAAAGCTGGAGCTGGATCAGTTGTTCCAATAACTGGCTTCGCCAATTCCATTGTAGCACCTGCTATGGAATTTAAAAAGGAAGGATTTGTATTTGGCGTTGCCGCAAAAATGTTCACTATTGCTGGTCCAGTTTTAGTTTATGGAATTACCACCTCAGTAATTGTTGGTCTTGGATATTATTTTATTAAATAG
- a CDS encoding IS982 family transposase — MPEFNKDSTITINDLKDFIVVTYVIIDDFYQKVTPTFIKNRRNIAKSVMTDSEIITISLVGELLTIDSEKAWFGFCSKNLRDLFPNFCSRPRFHRVRKSLFRVIDEIRKELTKFLNYQYDRMRIADSMPIPVCKFGRAHFHKAFKPEAAYGRCASKKETYYGFKLHALVALDGYITDFTVTAANIDDRDVVWELTANSEIDILIGDKGYIGQKVASQLKETRYIRLLTINRNNSKTKLLKPFRQLIFKARRRVETTFSQLSEQLNMQRVLTKSTWGFATRISNKILAHNLCYFINKFFNIGIEISKIKELVFG; from the coding sequence ATGCCAGAGTTTAATAAAGATTCTACCATAACAATAAATGACTTAAAAGATTTTATTGTTGTCACTTATGTTATAATTGATGACTTTTACCAAAAAGTAACTCCAACATTTATTAAAAATCGTCGTAACATCGCTAAATCAGTAATGACTGATAGCGAAATAATTACGATTTCTTTAGTAGGTGAACTCTTAACCATTGACTCTGAAAAAGCATGGTTTGGATTTTGCTCTAAAAACCTACGAGACTTATTTCCCAACTTTTGTAGTAGGCCGAGGTTTCATAGAGTTAGAAAGTCATTATTTCGAGTCATTGATGAAATTCGTAAAGAGTTAACGAAATTTCTTAACTATCAATATGACCGAATGAGAATTGCAGATAGTATGCCAATTCCTGTGTGTAAGTTTGGGAGAGCTCATTTCCATAAAGCTTTTAAGCCGGAGGCTGCCTACGGGCGATGCGCTTCGAAAAAAGAAACATATTATGGATTCAAATTACATGCTTTAGTAGCCCTCGATGGCTATATCACAGATTTTACTGTAACAGCAGCAAATATTGATGACAGAGATGTCGTCTGGGAACTCACAGCTAATTCAGAGATTGATATACTAATAGGTGATAAAGGATATATAGGTCAAAAAGTTGCTTCGCAATTAAAAGAAACAAGGTACATTCGTCTTTTAACAATAAATCGTAACAATAGTAAAACTAAACTTTTAAAACCTTTTAGGCAGTTGATATTCAAGGCTCGTCGTAGAGTAGAAACTACTTTTTCTCAGCTCTCCGAGCAATTAAATATGCAGAGGGTTCTTACAAAATCAACTTGGGGATTTGCCACAAGAATATCAAATAAAATATTAGCTCATAATCTTTGCTATTTTATAAATAAATTTTTTAATATAGGTATAGAAATATCAAAGATTAAAGAATTAGTATTCGGATAA
- a CDS encoding transglycosylase domain-containing protein, whose amino-acid sequence MTQRSMNNGKNKKKRRKITIFKVIKSFFLLLIAAGFIVILIGIGFAVAAVKTAPKLDIGYITQLNEPSKILDDTGQVIDYAGSSNRKIISISDAPQYLKDAFTSIEDERFYNHHGLDFKRLIGASLASVKSKLTGQGVMQGGSTLTQQLIKQRMFLESSLTDRLNFERKFQEMYLAWDLEKNLSKDEILEAYMNAVSCGGPANGVGAAAKLYFNKDNINQLTLLESAFIAGTVQAPSIYYPFYDENIANPSVYVSRTKLVLKQMLKNKKISQGDYDTAIAEIATHGENIPFNRGTIAYASNLDYGFFTIPMLKQVKEDLKAKYSYSDKDVEDLVNGGGLTIYSTMNKAAQDTAQGIINEDSSFRSLESGVDANGLTQPQSSAVFIDNETNQVKIMIGGRKVAASQTYNRAADFETFKKQVGSSIKPLTVYAPAIEQKKITLASIGEDTPIDEATLKKMDYGNVIPKNAAGNYLGSISIRTAVAASSNIVALRTLDLIGVDTSFDYATKLHLGVVDADKAYSTLALGGLTEGTNTLNMAAAYNVFANNGNYTRPLYYSKVTDSNGVTILEAQKITERVFSPETAYLTYLLLKEPVNNPIFATGSFARLTNGMPTAGKTGSTENYMNLWFAGLTPYYSGAVWVGNDTMTEIPGFSSSNAVGNAWRLIMEYLVKDKEIKDLTPPSGLVQSEICKKTGLLANDLCKAAGDSYTEYFIPGTQPTAYTNAHAKVEPKKDNTPTKNTKPTQTPAQTQTPAQAQTQTPTQTPSNNTGGNTPVGNTNGNNTPSTKPNTTQ is encoded by the coding sequence ATGACACAAAGAAGCATGAATAATGGAAAAAACAAAAAGAAGCGTAGGAAAATAACGATCTTCAAAGTAATTAAAAGCTTTTTTCTTTTATTAATCGCAGCAGGATTTATCGTGATATTAATTGGAATTGGCTTTGCCGTAGCTGCTGTTAAAACTGCACCAAAGTTAGATATAGGCTACATAACACAGTTAAATGAACCGTCTAAAATATTAGATGATACTGGTCAAGTTATTGATTACGCTGGTAGCTCCAATAGAAAAATAATTTCTATAAGTGATGCTCCTCAATATCTTAAAGATGCCTTTACTTCCATTGAAGACGAGAGATTTTATAATCATCATGGTTTAGATTTCAAAAGACTTATTGGTGCTTCCTTAGCAAGTGTAAAAAGTAAACTTACTGGTCAGGGAGTAATGCAAGGTGGTTCTACCTTAACTCAACAACTAATAAAACAAAGAATGTTTTTAGAATCATCTTTAACTGATAGATTAAATTTTGAAAGAAAATTCCAAGAAATGTATTTAGCTTGGGATTTAGAAAAAAATCTTTCAAAGGATGAAATTTTAGAAGCGTATATGAATGCTGTTTCTTGTGGTGGACCTGCTAACGGTGTTGGCGCAGCAGCAAAGTTATACTTTAACAAGGATAATATAAATCAATTAACCTTACTTGAAAGCGCATTCATTGCAGGAACTGTTCAAGCACCTAGCATTTATTATCCTTTTTATGATGAAAATATTGCAAATCCATCAGTATATGTCTCTAGAACAAAACTAGTATTAAAACAAATGTTAAAGAATAAGAAGATATCTCAAGGAGATTATGATACTGCAATAGCTGAAATTGCAACACATGGTGAAAATATTCCATTTAATCGAGGTACTATTGCCTACGCTTCAAACCTTGACTATGGATTCTTCACAATTCCAATGCTTAAACAAGTTAAAGAAGATTTGAAAGCCAAATATAGTTATAGTGATAAAGATGTGGAAGATCTTGTAAATGGCGGTGGACTTACTATATATTCTACTATGAATAAGGCAGCTCAAGATACAGCACAAGGAATAATTAATGAAGATAGCTCATTCCGTAGTTTAGAATCAGGGGTTGATGCCAATGGTCTTACTCAGCCACAATCTTCAGCTGTATTTATTGATAATGAAACAAATCAAGTAAAAATAATGATCGGAGGAAGAAAAGTTGCAGCTAGCCAAACATATAATAGAGCAGCTGACTTTGAAACCTTTAAAAAGCAAGTAGGTTCTTCAATTAAACCTCTAACAGTTTATGCTCCAGCAATAGAGCAAAAGAAAATAACATTGGCATCAATAGGAGAGGATACACCAATTGACGAAGCAACACTAAAAAAAATGGATTATGGTAATGTAATTCCTAAAAATGCCGCTGGCAATTATTTGGGTTCAATCTCCATAAGAACTGCAGTAGCTGCCTCTAGTAATATAGTCGCACTTAGAACTTTAGATCTAATCGGTGTTGACACTTCCTTTGACTACGCTACGAAATTGCATCTAGGAGTTGTTGACGCAGATAAAGCTTACTCTACATTAGCTTTAGGTGGGTTAACAGAAGGTACTAATACCCTTAATATGGCAGCTGCTTATAATGTATTTGCAAACAATGGAAATTATACAAGACCACTATACTATAGCAAAGTTACAGATAGTAATGGTGTTACTATCTTAGAAGCTCAGAAAATTACTGAAAGGGTATTTTCACCAGAGACAGCATATTTAACATATTTATTGCTTAAGGAACCAGTTAATAATCCAATTTTCGCAACAGGTTCTTTTGCAAGATTAACTAATGGTATGCCTACTGCTGGTAAAACAGGTTCTACGGAAAATTACATGAATCTTTGGTTTGCAGGATTAACACCTTATTATTCTGGAGCCGTTTGGGTTGGAAATGACACTATGACAGAAATACCAGGTTTCAGCAGCAGTAATGCTGTAGGAAACGCATGGCGATTAATAATGGAGTATCTTGTTAAAGATAAAGAAATTAAAGATTTAACCCCACCTTCAGGACTGGTTCAATCAGAAATATGCAAAAAGACAGGACTTCTAGCTAACGATTTATGTAAAGCAGCAGGGGATTCATATACTGAATATTTTATTCCTGGAACTCAACCAACCGCATATACTAATGCTCATGCAAAAGTTGAACCAAAAAAAGATAATACTCCAACTAAAAATACTAAACCAACACAAACACCAGCGCAGACACAAACACCAGCGCAGGCACAAACACAAACACCAACACAGACACCAAGTAATAACACTGGTGGTAATACTCCTGTTGGAAACACTAATGGAAATAACACTCCCTCTACAAAACCTAATACAACTCAGTAG
- a CDS encoding stage V sporulation protein AE, translating to MKKQVIIITDGDSHAKIEVEKAAKAIHGRCISLSAGTPSILNPELLIEMIKSALGNPVLVMVDDKGKRGYGLGEKTMMELLLNEYIEIIGIIAVASNCDNCSGTEVDCSVDRNGDIVPYAVNKEGVVQNSKILYGDTHNFLYMLKEKPYIIGIGDVGKMKGKFENNNSAVLTIAINNIINNLSKTPAY from the coding sequence GTGAAAAAACAAGTGATAATTATAACTGATGGAGATTCCCATGCAAAAATAGAGGTTGAAAAAGCTGCAAAAGCTATACATGGACGTTGTATATCTTTGTCAGCAGGAACTCCAAGTATTTTAAATCCAGAACTGCTTATTGAGATGATAAAAAGTGCTTTAGGAAATCCAGTTCTTGTTATGGTAGATGATAAAGGAAAAAGAGGATATGGATTAGGTGAAAAAACCATGATGGAATTACTACTAAATGAATATATAGAAATTATTGGTATAATTGCTGTAGCTTCAAATTGTGATAATTGCTCTGGAACAGAAGTAGATTGCTCAGTAGATAGAAATGGGGATATTGTCCCATATGCTGTTAATAAGGAGGGCGTTGTTCAAAACTCAAAGATTCTATATGGAGATACTCATAACTTTCTATATATGCTAAAAGAAAAACCGTACATAATAGGAATTGGTGATGTTGGTAAAATGAAAGGGAAATTTGAAAATAATAATAGTGCAGTTCTCACTATAGCAATAAATAATATCATAAATAATTTGAGTAAGACACCAGCTTATTAA
- the yunB gene encoding sporulation protein YunB — MFEINYKLRNFIRKITINGPRRKKNYKNFFLIIIIVIVVVFLYQMFSIFDNIVVPNMLSVAEYEMKTKTVDVINEVILEECSESFKYDEVINIDKDKNDNIVMLKADTIKLNKIAVSVSLKAQDKIKELGAIGVSVPLGYVTQNSFVSNYGPNIKIKMKPIGSVETKYISEFESAGINQTRHKIYVETVSNIQVILLSSHKEIEVKHIIPISETIIVGKIPDTSIDLNLNKDIN, encoded by the coding sequence GTGTTTGAGATAAATTACAAGTTAAGAAATTTTATAAGAAAAATAACTATAAATGGACCAAGGAGAAAGAAAAATTATAAGAACTTTTTCCTAATAATAATTATAGTCATAGTTGTTGTATTTTTATACCAGATGTTTTCAATTTTTGATAACATAGTCGTACCTAATATGCTCTCAGTAGCGGAATATGAAATGAAGACAAAAACTGTTGATGTTATTAATGAAGTTATATTAGAAGAGTGTTCAGAAAGTTTTAAATATGATGAGGTTATTAATATTGATAAGGATAAAAATGATAATATAGTTATGTTAAAGGCTGATACTATAAAGCTTAATAAAATAGCAGTATCTGTTTCTTTAAAGGCGCAAGACAAGATAAAAGAACTTGGAGCTATTGGAGTATCTGTTCCGCTTGGATATGTAACTCAAAATAGTTTTGTATCAAATTATGGACCTAATATTAAAATTAAAATGAAACCAATTGGTAGTGTTGAAACAAAATATATATCTGAATTCGAATCAGCAGGAATCAATCAAACAAGGCATAAAATTTATGTAGAAACAGTATCAAATATTCAAGTTATATTGCTTTCTTCTCATAAAGAAATTGAAGTTAAACATATCATTCCTATATCAGAGACAATAATAGTTGGGAAAATACCAGATACATCTATAGATTTAAACTTAAATAAAGACATAAATTAG